One window of Chryseobacterium indologenes genomic DNA carries:
- a CDS encoding SPFH domain-containing protein, whose translation MGIYLAPVIFFGLIILFASFFVVKQETAAIIERFGKFKAVKHSGLHLKLPIIDQIAKRLNLRIQQLDVMIDTKTLDNVFIKMKISVQYQVIRSQVGDAYYRLENPENQITSFVFDVVRAEVPKLKLDDVFVRKDDVAIAVKSELQEAMNSYGYDIIKALVTDIDPDEQVKHAMNRINAAEREKTAAEYESEAQRIRIVAVAKAEAESKKLQGQGIADQRREIAKGLEESVRMLNNVEINSHEASALIVVTQHYDTLHSIGASNRSNLVLLPNSPTAASSMLNDLVVAMTTANTVGEASKGKYPDPPQKESGF comes from the coding sequence ATGGGAATATATTTAGCGCCCGTTATTTTCTTCGGGCTAATCATTTTATTCGCTTCGTTCTTTGTCGTTAAGCAGGAAACCGCAGCGATTATTGAACGTTTTGGGAAATTCAAGGCTGTAAAGCATTCCGGGCTTCATCTTAAGCTGCCTATCATAGATCAGATTGCTAAAAGATTGAATCTTAGAATTCAACAGCTGGATGTAATGATTGATACCAAAACATTAGACAATGTTTTCATCAAAATGAAAATTTCCGTTCAGTATCAGGTTATCAGAAGTCAGGTAGGAGATGCTTATTATCGCCTGGAAAATCCTGAAAATCAAATTACTTCATTTGTTTTTGATGTGGTAAGAGCTGAGGTTCCGAAACTAAAACTGGATGACGTTTTTGTAAGAAAAGATGATGTGGCGATTGCTGTAAAAAGTGAACTTCAGGAGGCTATGAACAGCTATGGGTATGATATTATCAAAGCTTTGGTTACCGATATTGATCCTGATGAACAGGTAAAACATGCCATGAACAGAATTAATGCCGCGGAAAGAGAAAAAACTGCAGCAGAATATGAATCAGAAGCACAAAGAATCAGAATTGTAGCCGTTGCAAAAGCAGAAGCTGAATCTAAAAAACTGCAGGGACAGGGGATTGCCGACCAGAGAAGAGAGATTGCAAAAGGACTTGAAGAGTCTGTAAGAATGCTGAATAATGTAGAGATCAATTCACACGAAGCATCAGCACTTATCGTTGTGACACAGCATTATGACACATTACATTCCATAGGGGCAAGTAACAGAAGCAATCTGGTTCTTCTTCCCAATTCACCAACGGCAGCCAGCAGCATGCTGAATGATCTTGTAGTAGCTATGACTACTGCAAATACAGTAGGAGAGGCCAGTAAAGGTAAATATCCGGATCCACCTCAAAAAGAATCTGGATTTTAA